The Salvelinus namaycush isolate Seneca chromosome 28, SaNama_1.0, whole genome shotgun sequence genome contains a region encoding:
- the LOC120023498 gene encoding inverted formin-2-like — protein MSLKSDEKRKWAAVRGHLGSSQDSDTQLEANLESADPELCIRMLQVPSVVNYSGLKRRLEGSEESWMVQFLELSGLDLLLEALDRLSGRGCSRIADALLQLTCVSCVRAVMNSSSGINFIVENEGYIRKLSQALDTSNTMVKKQVFELLAALSMFSSDGYRLAMDALDHYKGVKTQQYRFSVIMNELQATDNVPYMVTLLSVINAIIFGTDALRQRDKMRKEFIGLQLLDILPKLR, from the exons ATGTCATTGAAGTCGGACGAGAAGAGGAAGTGGGCGGCGGTGAGGGGCCATCTGGGCTCCTCCCAGGACTCAGACACCCAGCTGGAGGCCAACCTGGAGAGTGCAGACCCAGAGCTGTGCATCCGCATGCTCCAGGTGCCCAGTGTGGTCAACTACTCTGGGCTGAAGCGTCGTCTGGAGGGCAGCGAGGAGTCTTGGATGGTCCAGTTCCTGGAGCTGAGTGGGCTGGACCTGTTGCTGGAGGCCCTGgacaggctgtctggaaggggCTGCTCCCGCATCGCAGACGCCCTGCTGCAGCTCACCTGTGTCAGCTGTGTCCGGGCTGTCATGAACTCCTCGTCTGGGATCAACTTTATCGTGGAGAATGAGGGCTACATCCGCAAACTCTCCCAAG CCTTGGACACGTCCAATACCATGGTGAAGAAGCAGGTGTTTGAGCTGCTTGCTGCCCTGAGCATGTTCTCCTCTGATGGGTACCGTCTGGCCATGGATGCCTTGGACCACTACAAG GGTGTGAAGACCCAGCAGTATCGCTTCAGTGTGATCATGAACGAGCTGCAGGCCACAGACAATGTGCCCTACATGGTCACCCTCCTCAGTGTCATCAACGCCATCATCTTTGGGACAGATGCCCTGCGACAGAGAGATAAGATGCGCAAGGAGTTTATCG GATTACAGTTACTTGATATACTGCCCAAACTGAGGTGA